The Microbacterium sp. Nx66 genome contains a region encoding:
- a CDS encoding potassium-transporting ATPase subunit F: MIVFEILAAVLAVAAVVYLVVALVAPERF, encoded by the coding sequence ATGATCGTCTTCGAGATCCTCGCCGCCGTCCTCGCCGTCGCCGCGGTCGTCTACCTGGTCGTGGCGCTCGTCGCCCCGGAGCGCTTCTGA
- the kdpA gene encoding potassium-transporting ATPase subunit KdpA yields MDATVLFGVLQITAVVVVLVLLYRPLGDYIAHVYTSGRDLRVERGLYRVIGVDPRSEQTWRAYARSVLLFSLVGLLLVYGLQRLQAFLPASLGLPAVPEGLAFNTAASFVANTNWQSYSPEQTLGYTVQLAGLTVQNFVSAAVGLTIAIALIRGLARRGSATIGNFWVDLTRGLGRLLLPLALIGAVALLAGGVIQNVNGFTDVATVSGGTQTIPGGPVASQEAIKLLGTNGGGFFNANSAHPFENPTGWTNLLEVLLILVIPFALPRAFGRLVGDHRQGYAIVAVMGTLFLASLAALSALELAGRGSAPELAGAAMEGKEQRFGILGSTLFGSASTLTSTGAVNSMHDSYTALGGMMPMLNMMLGEVAPGGVGSGLYGMLVLAIVAVFVGGLLVGRTPEWLGKRIGPREMTLASLYILVVPVLVLGGTALSFAIPGIREDVESTSILNPGVHGMSEVLYAFTSAANNNGSAFAGLTANTPWFNTALGVAMLLGRFLPIVLVLALAGSFAAQERVPATTGTLPTHRPQFVGLLLTVTVVVTALTYFPVLALGPLAEGL; encoded by the coding sequence ATGGACGCGACGGTCCTCTTCGGCGTCCTCCAGATCACGGCCGTCGTGGTCGTGCTCGTGCTCCTCTACCGCCCCCTCGGCGACTACATCGCGCACGTCTACACCTCCGGGCGCGACCTCCGCGTCGAGCGCGGGCTGTACCGGGTGATCGGGGTCGACCCCCGCTCCGAGCAGACCTGGCGAGCCTACGCCCGCAGCGTGCTGCTGTTCTCCCTCGTCGGGCTCCTGCTCGTGTACGGGCTGCAGCGGCTCCAGGCCTTCCTCCCCGCCTCGCTGGGCCTGCCCGCCGTGCCGGAGGGACTCGCGTTCAACACCGCCGCCTCCTTCGTCGCGAACACCAACTGGCAGTCCTACTCGCCCGAGCAGACCCTGGGCTACACGGTGCAGCTCGCGGGCCTCACCGTGCAGAACTTCGTCTCCGCCGCGGTCGGCCTCACCATCGCCATCGCCCTCATCCGCGGTCTCGCACGCCGCGGCTCCGCGACGATCGGCAACTTCTGGGTCGACCTCACCCGCGGTCTGGGGCGGCTGCTCCTCCCGCTCGCCCTGATCGGCGCGGTGGCCCTGCTCGCGGGCGGCGTGATCCAGAACGTGAACGGCTTCACCGACGTCGCCACGGTCTCCGGCGGCACGCAGACGATCCCCGGCGGTCCGGTCGCGTCGCAGGAGGCCATCAAGCTGCTCGGCACCAACGGCGGCGGCTTCTTCAACGCGAACTCCGCCCACCCCTTCGAGAACCCGACCGGGTGGACCAACCTCCTCGAGGTGCTGCTGATCCTGGTGATCCCGTTCGCCCTCCCCCGCGCGTTCGGCCGACTGGTCGGCGACCACCGGCAGGGCTACGCGATCGTCGCGGTCATGGGCACCCTGTTCCTCGCCTCACTCGCCGCGCTCTCGGCCCTGGAGCTGGCGGGACGCGGTTCCGCCCCCGAGCTCGCCGGCGCGGCGATGGAGGGCAAGGAGCAGCGCTTCGGCATCCTCGGCTCGACCCTCTTCGGCAGCGCGAGCACGCTCACCTCGACCGGGGCCGTGAACTCGATGCACGACTCGTACACCGCGCTCGGCGGCATGATGCCGATGCTGAACATGATGCTCGGCGAGGTCGCTCCGGGCGGCGTCGGCTCCGGTCTGTACGGGATGCTCGTGCTCGCGATCGTCGCGGTCTTCGTCGGCGGGCTGCTCGTCGGCCGCACCCCGGAGTGGCTCGGGAAGCGCATCGGACCGCGGGAGATGACCCTCGCGAGCCTCTACATCCTCGTGGTCCCGGTGCTCGTCCTCGGCGGCACGGCCCTGAGCTTCGCGATCCCCGGGATCCGGGAGGACGTGGAGTCCACGAGCATCCTCAACCCGGGGGTGCACGGCATGAGCGAGGTGCTCTACGCGTTCACCTCCGCCGCGAACAACAACGGCTCCGCGTTCGCGGGGCTCACCGCGAACACTCCGTGGTTCAACACCGCCCTGGGCGTCGCGATGCTGCTCGGGCGATTCCTCCCGATCGTGCTCGTGCTGGCTCTCGCCGGGTCGTTCGCCGCGCAGGAGCGGGTGCCGGCCACGACCGGCACGCTCCCCACCCACCGGCCGCAGTTCGTCGGCCTGCTCCTCACCGTGACCGTCGTCGTGACGGCCCTCACCTACTTCCCCGTGCTCGCACTGGGACCGCTCGCCGAAGGACTCTGA